The following coding sequences are from one Myxococcales bacterium window:
- a CDS encoding outer membrane protein transport protein encodes MRATWPRATAMALLATCALATHVSANPNDIYGNGARGAAMGNASVSNADDGSASYYNPALLVSGEHTHIDLGYMVAQPNLRLNGKNVGVDSLHGFTVSLVQPGNIGKTRVALGLTFFSPDNYLTRLQSARAARPRFFYYHNRPQRLFVSSALGVAITKRLSLGAGMMVMSQSEGEVVLDGLIAVPVPEQSNLALDIDVDLNTIRYAHVGLAFRATDWLRVGAVYRDKFTLRVKQVFRVTGDIGAPGGTPLVEDGFLALKTAFQDLFQPAQLVLGATVQATPRLAVALDLSYQRWSQFENPSTITEVELDVGQFNDQVDIPPSAPISDPNFADILVPRLGAEYVMPWRKNLIALRAGYAYEPSPAPAQTGDSNFIDNNKHIASVGGGLELPGLGTIVPLPVAFDAFVQFTVLESRMHVKTSPVDEIGDFRSSGTVWAAGLTSRWKF; translated from the coding sequence ATGCGCGCGACGTGGCCGCGTGCGACCGCGATGGCGCTCTTGGCGACATGCGCGCTGGCAACGCACGTCAGCGCCAATCCTAATGACATTTACGGCAACGGCGCGCGCGGCGCCGCCATGGGCAACGCCTCGGTGAGCAACGCCGACGACGGCTCGGCCAGTTATTATAACCCCGCGCTGCTGGTGAGCGGCGAGCACACGCACATCGATCTGGGCTACATGGTGGCGCAGCCGAATCTGCGCCTCAATGGCAAAAATGTCGGCGTCGATTCGCTGCACGGTTTCACCGTATCGCTGGTGCAGCCCGGCAATATTGGCAAGACCCGGGTCGCGCTAGGGCTCACCTTTTTCTCGCCCGACAATTATTTGACGCGACTGCAGAGCGCGCGCGCGGCGAGGCCGAGGTTTTTCTACTACCACAATCGGCCACAACGCCTGTTTGTCTCCTCGGCCCTTGGCGTCGCGATCACCAAGCGGCTGAGCCTTGGCGCCGGCATGATGGTGATGTCGCAATCTGAAGGTGAGGTGGTGCTCGATGGCCTGATCGCCGTGCCGGTACCCGAGCAGAGCAACCTGGCCCTCGACATCGACGTCGATCTCAACACCATCCGCTACGCCCACGTCGGGCTCGCGTTTCGCGCCACCGACTGGCTGCGCGTGGGCGCGGTCTATCGCGACAAGTTCACGTTGCGCGTCAAGCAGGTGTTTCGCGTCACCGGCGACATCGGCGCGCCGGGCGGAACGCCACTGGTCGAGGATGGCTTTCTCGCGCTCAAGACCGCGTTTCAAGATCTTTTTCAGCCGGCACAGCTGGTGCTCGGCGCGACGGTGCAGGCCACGCCACGCTTGGCGGTGGCGCTCGATTTGTCGTATCAGCGATGGAGCCAATTCGAGAACCCTTCGACCATCACCGAGGTCGAGCTCGACGTCGGTCAATTTAACGATCAGGTGGATATTCCGCCGTCGGCGCCCATCTCAGATCCGAACTTCGCCGACATCTTGGTGCCACGGCTTGGCGCGGAATATGTCATGCCATGGCGCAAGAATTTGATCGCCTTGCGCGCGGGCTACGCCTATGAGCCCTCGCCGGCGCCGGCGCAAACTGGGGATTCCAATTTTATCGACAACAACAAGCATATTGCCTCGGTGGGCGGCGGGCTTGAGCTGCCGGGGCTGGGCACCATCGTGCCGTTGCCGGTCGCCTTTGATGCCTTCGTGCAATTCACCGTGCTCGAATCGCGCATGCATGTAAAGACCTCACCGGTCGACGAGATTGGTGATTTTCGCTCGTCAGGTACGGTGTGGGCGGCTGGCCTCACCAGTAGATGGAAATTTTAA
- a CDS encoding protein kinase translates to MGATNHDIGPGRRLGAFVIGERIGEGGFGAVYLATQEVLDRQAVVKVSHPSLAAEADRVAQFLREARLASRIDHPFAAHVYDFGAEADGTLWIAMELVRGTSLSDMLKAGALPRQRAIPLLNRLCEVVHTLHEQGIVHRDLKPHNVMVISRAGNMFPKLLDLGIASDLAKSIGSQASLAGTATGSDVAGTPMYMAPEQWVRNGPISPTTDVYSIGVLAYEVLTGKTPFTGNSPMELATQHARKAPPPLPGDFEADLSDVLIKAMAKRPKDRYQTALALGEALRDASGLAIDAVDLPALDPQLRDELMIAAPQPLAECIAAIDGARTPSALRVAMWQATYVIAAYAGNLALAARQRATGRHGDAPETQALLDKLATSSLDASDWWQLCRELVRPFADAPALYPLPELVEVFFTGSSALRNAMDTLLATHKEDPGPKASGDAIRTYLVGALLLLGKVLQSVRFLSAYPVVVVNNGSANYWMGLRRGAAAAGGVDATTDAVLLLDANDQLVCDLSSVAAGAESSAGSSVELFWLVGAHQDKAKCQALPGNLELRRDDIWPIHLGPNFEARLRGGKLEGEADKPTEDVPPYLGLATFGTGDVDRYFGREAEVVGFVNRMQGRRLIAVVGPSGSGKSSFVQAGVLPNLPSKHHAIVMRPGGNPLEALAFAVGQLGITTSPDELRSNPLGLALSLSALQQSGNEVVPLLLVVDQFEELVTMCLDTPQQAIFAEAILGLANHAALDAHVIITLRDDFLIRVAQVPGLRERLSASLHLLTTPVEEDLQRILVEPARRVGYTFEDKALVEEIAKEVSTQSAAMALLSFTAFQLWQFRDKHYKKLTRKAYQTLGGVGGALAHHAESVLGALSDDEQKSVREIFRHLVTADGTRASLSRDEILQVAGGQRANAVLERLITSRLLVAQEGPDNSERIEVIHEALLSAWPRLVKWRHEDAEGARLRDQLRVAAKQWADRGNDRGLLWRGDTLTEYRIWRSRYPGAVTTVEDAFATASLREAQRTQRIRRGILSVLAVALVVTAIVFAGLREKAVASEARANEQLTSSYVEQGRQLLVSNEYQPAILYLFRAFTRHSNDEAVPFMLARAIAPLKADLGTIAKHTSGVWNLELSPDRSKLLSSSDDGTVIVSDFESKKAIRTIIVQRGPLGSAIYATWINNIDIATAGPDGIVRIWNIETGSRIHERKLHDSFVTSLWWQPSTGSITSGSTDASLKRWTLATNDVADIITNKTEPGGMYFVFPNQDAAIAIRTGHEKRAWVIAKDGTTTYLGTLKTSRACVSADGVLAAAPSKDAAAVAIFNVKTGKSQFTTTPHDLGVTACSISPDLSRIATGSLDKAIRVTELASGNVSILRSHTGLISSLTFLDNNRLLSLSSDGSAKLWDTQREFLLATLPHGGVLTGAVYSDTRQELATSSGIGTVKLWDTSGDSLPFSLGAGDDNRSDFFAPPIFTTPNSLIYADNGGISKWDLTSRAFERFNTEPGLAGQIGLTNQMKTIISLDGTGVLRLLNLQDFGIQKIIGNDILMVAINPVTHEFATVGKSNLLTWHEASGATAGTHQLTEEPFQLLWSANGKTLAAVGFSAGISIFDAKAKQLTSVIPGEFTGIDVPPDGSYIVASGTQSEKLFGLTGNLVVEMNHTASIKADEISAAGDQLYVGLDDGTIAIWSLPAGVRVATLQGGGGIIRTISASKNYLFSTTYNNEILIYDLFKFRLVAKFIAPSRSLWAGTDPTNHWLLSIDREGSLTVRDIAPLTSEDLASGKVEEIISHKIDSEFKLRSGLY, encoded by the coding sequence ATGGGCGCCACCAATCACGACATCGGGCCAGGTCGCAGGCTAGGCGCATTTGTGATCGGCGAGCGCATCGGCGAAGGTGGCTTTGGTGCGGTCTACCTGGCGACCCAAGAAGTCTTAGACCGGCAGGCCGTCGTCAAGGTTTCTCATCCTTCGCTGGCTGCTGAAGCCGATCGCGTGGCGCAATTTCTCCGCGAGGCCCGCTTGGCCTCGCGCATTGATCACCCATTTGCCGCGCACGTCTACGACTTCGGCGCCGAGGCCGACGGCACGCTTTGGATTGCCATGGAACTGGTCCGCGGCACGTCGCTTTCAGACATGCTCAAGGCCGGCGCTTTGCCTCGCCAACGCGCCATCCCGCTGCTCAATCGCCTGTGCGAAGTCGTCCACACGCTGCACGAGCAAGGCATTGTACATCGCGATCTAAAGCCACACAACGTGATGGTTATCTCGCGCGCGGGTAATATGTTTCCCAAGCTCCTGGATCTTGGGATTGCCAGTGACCTCGCCAAATCCATTGGTTCTCAGGCTTCCTTGGCCGGCACGGCCACCGGCTCAGACGTCGCGGGTACGCCGATGTATATGGCACCGGAGCAATGGGTGCGAAACGGCCCGATTTCGCCCACCACCGACGTGTACTCAATCGGCGTGCTTGCCTACGAAGTGCTTACTGGCAAGACGCCCTTTACCGGCAACTCCCCGATGGAGCTGGCGACGCAACACGCGCGCAAGGCGCCGCCACCGCTTCCCGGTGACTTCGAAGCCGATCTGAGCGACGTGCTGATTAAAGCTATGGCCAAGCGGCCCAAAGACCGCTACCAGACCGCGCTGGCGCTTGGCGAGGCGCTGCGCGATGCGTCTGGGCTTGCAATTGATGCCGTCGATTTGCCCGCGTTAGATCCTCAGCTACGCGACGAACTCATGATTGCGGCGCCTCAGCCGCTTGCGGAATGTATCGCGGCCATCGATGGCGCGCGCACCCCATCGGCGCTCCGCGTGGCGATGTGGCAGGCGACGTACGTTATCGCGGCCTATGCGGGAAATCTCGCGCTTGCGGCCCGCCAACGAGCCACCGGCCGCCATGGCGACGCGCCTGAAACCCAGGCGCTGCTCGACAAACTTGCCACTAGCAGCCTAGACGCCAGCGATTGGTGGCAATTGTGCCGCGAACTGGTGCGCCCCTTCGCAGATGCGCCGGCGCTGTACCCATTACCCGAACTCGTCGAAGTATTTTTCACGGGTAGCAGCGCGTTGAGAAATGCGATGGACACCTTGCTGGCGACACACAAGGAAGACCCGGGACCAAAGGCTTCTGGCGATGCCATCCGTACCTACCTTGTTGGCGCCCTGCTCCTGCTAGGCAAAGTGCTGCAATCCGTGCGATTTCTCAGCGCCTATCCAGTTGTCGTCGTCAATAACGGCAGCGCCAACTATTGGATGGGCCTGCGCCGCGGCGCCGCCGCGGCTGGCGGCGTCGACGCTACGACCGACGCCGTGCTGCTGCTCGATGCCAACGATCAGCTCGTTTGCGATCTGAGCTCGGTGGCCGCGGGCGCCGAATCGAGCGCGGGCTCATCGGTAGAACTTTTTTGGCTCGTCGGTGCGCACCAAGACAAGGCAAAGTGCCAGGCGCTCCCAGGCAATCTTGAGCTGCGACGTGACGACATCTGGCCCATTCACTTGGGCCCAAATTTCGAAGCGCGTCTCCGCGGTGGCAAGCTCGAAGGCGAGGCCGATAAGCCCACCGAGGATGTGCCTCCATATCTTGGGTTGGCAACGTTTGGCACCGGCGACGTCGACCGCTACTTTGGTCGCGAAGCCGAGGTCGTCGGCTTTGTCAATCGCATGCAAGGGCGCCGACTCATAGCAGTCGTCGGCCCGTCAGGCTCTGGAAAGAGCTCGTTCGTTCAAGCTGGCGTACTCCCAAACTTGCCCTCTAAGCATCACGCCATCGTGATGCGCCCCGGCGGCAATCCGCTTGAAGCCTTGGCATTTGCGGTTGGTCAGCTGGGTATCACGACATCTCCGGACGAACTTAGATCAAACCCTCTCGGGCTTGCCTTGTCGCTCTCAGCGCTGCAGCAAAGCGGCAACGAGGTTGTGCCCTTGCTGCTCGTCGTCGACCAGTTTGAAGAATTGGTCACGATGTGCCTCGACACGCCGCAGCAAGCGATCTTCGCCGAAGCCATCCTTGGCCTCGCCAACCATGCAGCGCTTGATGCCCACGTCATTATTACGCTGCGCGACGACTTCCTGATTCGGGTCGCACAGGTGCCGGGGCTGCGAGAGCGGCTATCTGCCAGCCTTCATCTGCTGACGACGCCCGTCGAAGAAGATCTCCAGCGAATTCTTGTCGAGCCAGCGCGCCGCGTCGGCTACACGTTCGAGGACAAGGCACTTGTCGAAGAGATTGCCAAAGAGGTCTCGACCCAATCCGCCGCGATGGCGCTGTTATCTTTTACCGCATTCCAGCTCTGGCAATTTCGCGACAAACACTACAAAAAACTCACGCGCAAGGCATATCAGACGCTCGGCGGCGTCGGCGGCGCACTGGCCCACCACGCTGAGTCAGTCCTCGGCGCGCTGAGCGATGATGAACAAAAAAGCGTGCGCGAAATTTTTCGCCACCTCGTCACCGCCGATGGCACACGTGCCTCGCTTAGTCGAGACGAGATTTTGCAAGTCGCAGGCGGCCAACGCGCCAACGCCGTGCTGGAGCGTCTCATTACCTCGCGGCTCTTGGTCGCGCAGGAAGGCCCTGACAATTCCGAGCGCATCGAGGTTATCCACGAAGCGCTGCTCTCCGCCTGGCCTCGTCTCGTCAAATGGCGTCACGAAGACGCCGAAGGCGCCCGCCTGCGCGACCAACTGCGCGTCGCCGCCAAGCAGTGGGCCGATCGCGGCAACGACCGCGGCTTACTATGGCGCGGCGATACCCTCACCGAATACCGCATTTGGCGATCGCGCTATCCTGGGGCCGTCACCACCGTGGAGGACGCCTTTGCCACCGCCAGCCTCCGCGAGGCCCAGCGCACGCAACGCATTCGCCGCGGCATCTTAAGCGTGCTGGCGGTAGCACTCGTCGTAACCGCCATCGTATTCGCAGGCCTTCGTGAAAAAGCGGTGGCAAGCGAAGCCCGCGCAAATGAACAGCTAACAAGCAGCTATGTAGAACAAGGACGCCAGCTGCTCGTTTCAAACGAATACCAACCCGCCATTCTCTATCTGTTCCGAGCGTTTACACGACACTCAAACGATGAAGCAGTTCCTTTTATGCTGGCGCGCGCAATCGCGCCACTGAAAGCCGATCTCGGAACGATTGCGAAGCACACAAGCGGCGTTTGGAATCTCGAATTGTCTCCGGACCGCTCAAAGCTCTTATCAAGCAGCGATGATGGCACGGTCATAGTTTCTGACTTTGAATCAAAGAAAGCTATTAGAACCATAATCGTACAGCGAGGGCCGCTTGGATCTGCAATTTACGCAACCTGGATAAACAACATTGACATCGCAACGGCCGGACCTGATGGAATCGTACGCATATGGAATATCGAAACGGGCTCTCGAATTCACGAGCGTAAACTACACGATTCTTTCGTAACGTCGCTTTGGTGGCAGCCTAGTACCGGTTCAATTACAAGTGGCTCGACCGATGCAAGTCTGAAACGATGGACGCTAGCAACCAATGATGTGGCCGATATCATTACAAACAAGACGGAACCGGGCGGCATGTATTTTGTGTTTCCAAACCAAGATGCGGCCATCGCTATTCGAACGGGCCACGAAAAACGTGCTTGGGTCATAGCCAAAGATGGAACGACAACCTATCTTGGCACCCTCAAAACAAGTCGCGCGTGTGTCTCGGCCGATGGTGTTCTCGCTGCGGCTCCCAGCAAAGATGCGGCAGCCGTCGCCATTTTTAATGTCAAAACGGGAAAATCGCAATTCACAACAACACCACATGATCTCGGTGTAACGGCGTGCTCGATCAGTCCCGATTTATCGCGGATCGCGACTGGCAGTCTCGACAAGGCAATTCGCGTAACTGAGCTAGCGAGCGGAAACGTCAGCATTCTGAGGTCTCACACCGGGTTGATCTCGAGTCTAACGTTCCTCGATAACAATCGCCTCCTGTCTCTCTCCAGCGACGGCAGCGCGAAGCTCTGGGACACTCAGCGTGAGTTTCTCCTCGCAACGCTACCTCACGGCGGTGTCTTGACAGGTGCCGTTTATAGCGACACACGGCAAGAACTCGCGACATCATCAGGAATTGGAACGGTTAAGCTATGGGACACCTCAGGTGATTCGCTGCCCTTTTCGCTTGGAGCAGGCGATGACAATCGCTCCGATTTTTTTGCGCCACCAATTTTTACAACACCAAACTCTCTTATCTATGCCGACAATGGCGGCATCTCAAAGTGGGACCTCACAAGCCGAGCATTTGAGCGATTCAATACGGAACCGGGACTTGCAGGGCAGATTGGCCTCACCAATCAAATGAAAACGATTATTAGCCTCGACGGAACGGGGGTGTTAAGGCTACTAAATTTGCAAGATTTCGGAATTCAAAAAATTATCGGCAACGACATTTTAATGGTTGCCATTAACCCAGTCACACACGAATTTGCCACCGTAGGCAAGTCAAACCTCCTGACATGGCACGAAGCAAGCGGCGCAACGGCGGGAACGCATCAGCTAACAGAAGAGCCATTCCAACTGCTTTGGTCTGCGAATGGAAAAACGCTCGCAGCTGTTGGATTTTCGGCAGGAATTTCTATCTTCGATGCGAAAGCTAAGCAACTAACCTCTGTCATCCCAGGAGAGTTCACGGGAATAGATGTGCCTCCCGACGGAAGCTATATCGTGGCGAGTGGCACCCAATCAGAGAAACTATTTGGCCTCACAGGAAATCTCGTCGTCGAAATGAACCACACCGCATCAATAAAGGCGGACGAAATCTCTGCCGCAGGTGATCAGCTCTATGTTGGTCTCGACGACGGAACTATCGCGATATGGAGTCTTCCTGCCGGAGTACGAGTCGCAACCTTACAGGGAGGCGGTGGCATCATACGAACGATTTCAGCCAGCAAAAACTACTTGTTTTCGACGACCTACAACAATGAAATTCTGATCTACGACTT
- a CDS encoding YceI family protein, whose protein sequence is MAAPVSNSARGPYWIVGLPIAAAVAAGGRWLLQGSGNLYTAQAKRFFVPHPDLGWQAAQTERVWLGLDAIGVLGMCALGVALAAYLISRRERARQRKQAVARAALTLGALMSFIVPGGAFVSGGRPTGARDALPAAVPLAQLPDVIDGGLPSPVGTYEVVAAHSTLVAKLEAGKEAFDAAFAGAVSGTLSGDLANIGAAGAPIEATFTVPVNVIDTGISMRNGHAKEYFHADEFPTISFALGAFTATRIASPTSLQVRASGTLTLMGQAEPVVFSGTIGRLDGAAMQRLGLAAAAAALIIEGSFSLKISETGLAAHQSSFDRDELPVLVTLVLRHVAAN, encoded by the coding sequence ATGGCCGCGCCAGTTTCCAATTCTGCACGTGGTCCATACTGGATCGTTGGGCTGCCTATAGCGGCCGCCGTTGCGGCTGGCGGGCGCTGGCTGCTGCAAGGCTCGGGCAATCTCTATACGGCGCAGGCCAAGCGGTTTTTTGTGCCGCATCCCGACCTTGGGTGGCAGGCGGCGCAGACTGAGCGCGTGTGGCTGGGCCTCGATGCGATCGGCGTGCTCGGCATGTGCGCGCTCGGCGTGGCCCTGGCGGCCTACCTCATCTCGCGGCGAGAGCGCGCGCGGCAGCGCAAGCAAGCCGTCGCCCGCGCAGCGCTAACGCTGGGCGCGCTGATGTCATTTATCGTGCCCGGCGGGGCGTTTGTGTCGGGCGGTCGCCCCACTGGCGCACGTGACGCGCTGCCGGCCGCGGTTCCGCTGGCGCAACTACCCGACGTGATCGATGGCGGCCTGCCATCGCCGGTTGGCACGTATGAGGTGGTCGCGGCTCATTCGACGCTGGTCGCCAAGCTCGAAGCGGGCAAGGAGGCCTTCGACGCCGCCTTCGCCGGCGCGGTCAGCGGCACCTTGAGCGGCGATCTCGCCAACATCGGTGCGGCTGGCGCGCCCATCGAGGCCACTTTTACCGTGCCGGTCAACGTCATCGACACCGGCATCTCCATGCGAAACGGCCACGCCAAGGAGTATTTCCACGCCGACGAATTCCCCACCATCTCGTTTGCGCTGGGCGCGTTTACCGCAACGCGCATTGCCTCGCCAACCTCGCTGCAAGTGCGCGCCAGCGGGACGCTGACGTTGATGGGGCAGGCAGAGCCGGTCGTGTTCTCGGGAACGATTGGGCGCCTCGACGGCGCGGCGATGCAGCGACTTGGCCTGGCCGCGGCGGCCGCCGCGCTCATCATTGAAGGCTCGTTTTCGCTAAAAATCAGCGAGACCGGGCTGGCCGCCCACCAATCAAGCTTTGATCGCGATGAGCTACCCGTGCTAGTTACGCTCGTCTTGCGGCATGTCGCCGCGAACTAA
- a CDS encoding YceI family protein translates to MKLITKSLSLLLLATAISSAACSKSDEPKLEAKQPEPAPAPAPAPAPAPTPEPAAAPAEYFRIEASHTPAKPTDPVLVDVGYKIVKADFDPAKLEAGTFEIELDLANVKSGIADRDAHLASAEFLDVAKSAKGSVKVSGLKKDGDKTYSGEATVSLKGIEKKLPIKLEVLEVGADGSVKVKGEAAFTLADFKFGNAEGKVGSDLKASVQLVLKKI, encoded by the coding sequence ATGAAACTCATCACCAAATCACTCTCACTCCTCCTCCTCGCCACGGCAATCTCCTCGGCCGCCTGCAGCAAATCCGACGAGCCAAAGCTCGAGGCCAAGCAACCTGAGCCAGCGCCAGCGCCCGCACCGGCCCCAGCCCCTGCGCCCACCCCAGAGCCCGCGGCGGCGCCTGCCGAGTACTTCCGCATCGAAGCCTCGCACACGCCAGCCAAACCAACAGATCCAGTCTTGGTCGACGTCGGCTACAAGATCGTCAAGGCCGATTTTGATCCCGCCAAGCTCGAGGCCGGCACCTTCGAAATCGAGCTCGACCTCGCCAACGTCAAAAGCGGCATCGCCGATCGCGACGCGCATCTCGCGTCGGCCGAATTTCTCGACGTCGCCAAGTCGGCCAAGGGTTCGGTCAAAGTCTCCGGCCTGAAAAAAGACGGCGACAAGACTTACTCCGGCGAAGCCACCGTAAGCCTCAAGGGCATCGAGAAGAAACTCCCGATCAAGCTAGAAGTCCTCGAAGTCGGCGCCGATGGCTCGGTCAAGGTGAAGGGCGAAGCCGCCTTTACGCTCGCAGATTTTAAATTCGGCAACGCCGAAGGCAAGGTTGGTAGCGACCTCAAGGCCTCCGTGCAACTCGTGCTCAAGAAGATCTAG
- a CDS encoding outer membrane protein transport protein — translation MREKRRFCTALGCLGAVSLLAALPALDATTAQASPLDLYGFGGRTSGMSGAGLVTSNDFDSVLLNPAGLASARLKRLSIGNLYGKLRLLIDGEARDVAPANGFVIGGVIPIGFGGPWRDRVTLGIGFYVPTESLAHNKAPFPGQPQFALLEQRSQILSANVSLGVWLNDEWQVGAGITALATLTGDVNITADELGRFNSTSAQNLVTKAAPIVGVQWSPNSMPAMLVGLGVRGKTSSGYDLSVSSDFGSVVPIELPQMRIAGTPQFEPLSANAEAAWTLPAGSPNNTLKLIAALAWQQWSKYPLPTLNPVASMPAQPSPDFHDIVVPRAGVEFSRGWRRLRLTPRAGVAFFQSPAPEMTGFQSLLDNHRIVTSAGLGAAIRAGHNTFTIDAWWQAHVLLSRSHQKDPDLQPEGTTPGFDQIDTSGRIYAGGVSVGVSL, via the coding sequence ATGCGCGAAAAACGCCGGTTCTGCACCGCGCTCGGGTGCCTAGGCGCGGTCAGCCTGCTCGCGGCGCTACCTGCGCTCGACGCCACCACGGCCCAAGCCTCGCCGCTTGACCTCTATGGTTTTGGCGGGCGCACTTCGGGCATGTCGGGGGCCGGGCTGGTGACGAGCAACGATTTTGATTCGGTGTTGCTTAATCCCGCGGGCCTGGCCTCGGCGCGGCTCAAGCGATTATCGATCGGCAACCTCTACGGCAAGCTGCGCCTGCTCATCGATGGCGAAGCGCGCGACGTCGCGCCTGCCAACGGCTTTGTCATCGGCGGTGTCATCCCGATCGGCTTTGGCGGGCCATGGCGCGATCGCGTGACACTTGGCATTGGCTTCTACGTGCCCACCGAATCGCTCGCGCACAACAAGGCGCCGTTTCCCGGCCAACCGCAATTCGCCTTGCTCGAGCAGCGCAGCCAGATCTTATCGGCCAACGTCAGCCTGGGCGTGTGGCTAAATGACGAATGGCAAGTTGGCGCAGGCATCACCGCGCTGGCGACGCTCACCGGCGACGTTAATATTACGGCCGACGAGCTCGGGCGCTTCAACTCGACCTCGGCGCAAAATCTGGTCACCAAGGCCGCGCCGATCGTGGGCGTGCAATGGTCGCCCAACTCCATGCCGGCCATGTTGGTGGGACTTGGCGTACGCGGCAAGACGTCGTCGGGCTACGACCTAAGTGTCTCCTCTGATTTTGGCTCGGTTGTGCCCATCGAGCTGCCGCAGATGCGGATCGCTGGCACGCCACAGTTTGAGCCACTCTCGGCCAACGCCGAGGCCGCGTGGACCTTGCCCGCCGGCTCGCCCAACAACACGCTTAAACTCATCGCCGCGCTGGCGTGGCAACAGTGGAGCAAATATCCGTTGCCGACGCTCAATCCTGTCGCAAGCATGCCGGCCCAGCCATCACCCGATTTTCACGATATCGTGGTGCCACGCGCAGGCGTTGAATTTTCACGTGGCTGGCGCAGGTTGCGCCTCACGCCGCGCGCCGGTGTTGCGTTCTTTCAATCGCCGGCGCCAGAGATGACGGGCTTCCAATCGCTGCTCGATAACCACCGCATCGTGACCTCGGCGGGGCTGGGCGCGGCGATTCGCGCCGGTCACAACACGTTTACGATCGATGCATGGTGGCAGGCGCATGTGCTCTTGTCGCGGTCCCATCAAAAAGACCCCGACTTGCAACCCGAGGGGACAACACCTGGATTTGATCAGATCGACACGAGTGGCCGAATTTATGCCGGCGGCGTCAGCGTGGGGGTGAGCCTGTGA
- a CDS encoding D-tyrosyl-tRNA(Tyr) deacylase, with protein sequence MRAVLQRVSSASVTVDGAVVGEIGKGLVALVAAGQGDTETELAYIVDKLVGLRIFGDDAGKMNLSVLDCGGAVLWISQFTLYGDARKGKRPGFTDAMAPEPARALWSSGVDLLRQRGVANVATGVFGADMQVSLCGDGPVTILLDSARGF encoded by the coding sequence GTGCGAGCGGTGCTCCAGCGCGTCTCCAGCGCCAGCGTGACAGTCGATGGCGCCGTGGTTGGCGAAATCGGCAAGGGCCTGGTCGCCTTGGTCGCTGCCGGGCAGGGTGATACGGAGACCGAGCTTGCCTATATCGTAGACAAGCTGGTTGGCCTGCGCATCTTTGGCGACGACGCCGGCAAGATGAATTTATCGGTGCTCGACTGTGGCGGTGCCGTGTTGTGGATCTCGCAGTTCACGCTCTATGGCGATGCGCGCAAAGGCAAACGGCCCGGCTTCACGGATGCGATGGCGCCCGAACCGGCTCGAGCCCTGTGGTCAAGCGGCGTTGACCTGTTGCGTCAAAGGGGCGTCGCGAACGTCGCGACCGGGGTCTTTGGCGCCGATATGCAAGTCTCGCTTTGTGGCGATGGGCCGGTGACCATTTTACTCGATTCTGCGCGTGGCTTTTAA